Proteins encoded in a region of the Ziziphus jujuba cultivar Dongzao chromosome 3, ASM3175591v1 genome:
- the LOC107422970 gene encoding protein BIG GRAIN 1-like B — protein MYRREKTQERSYPSFSSTILEQIERSIIDEADKHSCGGVGGDRLKLKNQTNRAMENEDISILARACVMEYKKVGDKAVSAQRRRQCYDGNKLVHDHNNDHDIMSSESVHCYTSCFASLMPKPPKPVRSTTETEKNSTHTRTKVDQILKSGALKICSKVKQPVNFLNSLFTAKKSKSSSSIPAVQSLSTCPSAFSYPRSCLRKNSSPSCRSEKLGNEGIKKTVRFHPVSVIVDENGRSCGQKRLYEPEEQEQKDVDSWKVRWSPKRKMEEGDEVQMSEKTQRVEKAAREEFMRHYRQIQLNNCKFTLRDFLCDVEQVDDDAVFCSSSDRFELENLE, from the coding sequence ATGTACAGACGAGAGAAAACACAAGAGAGATCATACCCATCATTCTCTTCGACTATTCTCGAGCAAATAGAGCGGTCAATAATCGACGAGGCCGACAAACATTCATGTGGTGGAGTTGGTGGAGATCGCTTGAAGCTCAAGAATCAAACTAATAGAGCTATGGAAAATGAAGATATCAGTATTCTTGCCCGAGCTTGTGTAATGGAGTATAAGAAGGTTGGAGATAAAGCAGTCAGCGCTCAACGAAGAAGACAGTGTTACGATGGTAATAAATTAGTCCATGATCATAATAATGATCATGACATTATGTCTTCAGAATCTGTGCATTGTTACACCTCGTGTTTCGCATCGCTGATGCCGAAGCCGCCAAAGCCTGTTCGATCCACAACCGAAACAGAGAAGAACAGCACACACACTCGGACTAAGGTTGACCAAATTTTGAAATCAGGGGCTTTGAAGATTTGCAGCAAGGTGAAACAGCCAGTTAATTTCCTTAATTCTCTTTTCACCGCGAAGAAATCCAAGAGCTCCTCTTCCATCCCTGCTGTTCAATCACTTTCAACTTGTCCTTCGGCCTTTTCATATCCCAGATCATGTTTAAGAAAAAACTCTTCACCTTCTTGTAGGAGTGAAAAACTTGGTAATGAAGGGATTAAAAAGACGGTTCGTTTCCACCCTGTAAGTGTTATTGTGGATGAAAATGGTCGCTCATGCGGTCAAAAACGTTTATACGAACCAgaagaacaagaacaaaaagatgtcGACTCATGGAAAGTCAGATGGTCACCGAAGAGGAAGATGGAAGAAGGTGATGAAGTCCAAATGTCTGAAAAAACGCAGCGAGTGGAAAAAGCAGCCAGAGAAGAGTTTATGAGGCATTATCGTCAAATCCAATTGAATAACTGCAAATTTACACTGAGAGATTTTCTGTGCGATGTGGAACAAGTGGATGACGATGCCGTTTTCTGTTCAAGTTCGGATCGTTTCGAGCTTGAAAATCTTGAGTAG
- the LOC107422973 gene encoding uncharacterized protein LOC107422973 isoform X2: MIMGLHNLPFEVGDEVESRSFIQGFRGAWFRCKIHDIGWRLNQLAHKLEYADFPDEKKTWIKLYQRPPGISSRSRKTKLPLMVRPSFPTICHKSEMPDINTIKEVVVIIADSWKVGDLVDWWFDSCYWSGKIIEILGDEKVKIELLPPPAGEGSTYDVFCKDLRPSLDWSPEYGWTVPTPMESDNGHSCAQIIKPVNQVVTPSMALATMHEGERNGVQPTAQASQYPYRQGAQPLGAMAAVEMQTPGPNMESSMADDSGIGKTSCSDSGSSSHFIDSWTEISGTTDGQDRLDNDGSLEKKRVDENMSLNLMCTDTIEVAILDLEELLSRVKWIKSLLGIGVPLSNSRRPPWKFLEHRASSTPK; the protein is encoded by the exons ATGATCATGGGCTTGCATAACTTGCCATTTGAAGTTGGCGATGAGGTAGAATCAAGATCGTTCATTCAAGGTTTTCGTGGTGCATGGTTCAGGTGCAAG ATACATGACATTGGCTGGAGATTAAATCAGCTGGCACATAAGTTGGAGTATGCTGACTTTCCAGATGAAA aaAAAACCTGGATAAAATTATATCAGAGGCCCCCAGGTATTAGTTCAAGGTCAAGGAAGACAAAGCTGCCACTGATGGTGCGCCCCTCCTTTCCTACTATCTGCCACAAAAGTGAAATGCCTGACATTAATACAATCAAAGAAGTGGTAGTTATCATTGCTGATAGTTGGAAGGTGGGAGATTTAGTAGATTGGTGGTTTGATTCTTGCTATTGGTCaggaaaaataattgaaatattgGGGGATGAGAAGGTTAAg ATAGAGTTGCTACCTCCTCCTGCTGGTGAAGGATCAACGTATGATGTTTTCTGCAAGGACCTGCGCCCATCCTTGGATTGGTCTCCTGAATATGGTTGGACAGTTCCTACTCCTATG GAGAGTGATAATGGTCATTCTTGTGCTCAGATAATTAAGCCTGTCAATCAAG TTGTTACTCCAAGCATGGCTTTGGCCACTATGCATGAAGGTGAAAGAAATGGTGTTCAGCCTACAGCTCAAGCATCACAATATCCTTATAGACAGGGAGCACAACCTTTAGGTGCTATGGCAGCTGTGGAAATGCAGACACCAGGGCCGAATATGGAATCTAGCATGGCCGATGATAGTGGCATTGGGAAAACCAGTTGCTCTGATAGTGGTTCAAGTTCACATTTTATAGATTCATGGACTGAAATAAGTGGAACTACAGATGGCCAAGACAGATTAGATAATGATGGGTCCTTAGAGAAGAAGAGAGTTGATGAAAACATGTCTCTAAATTTAATGTGCACTGATACTATAGAAGTTGCAATTTTGGACTTGGAGGAACTTCTAAGCCGGGTTAAGTGGATAAAGAGTCTTTTGGGGATTGGAGTGCCTTTATCAAATTCTAGGAGACCTCCGTGGAAATTCCTGGAACACCGTGCCTCATCTACACCAAAATGA
- the LOC107422973 gene encoding uncharacterized protein LOC107422973 isoform X1 produces MIMGLHNLPFEVGDEVESRSFIQGFRGAWFRCKIHDIGWRLNQLAHKLEYADFPDEKKTWIKLYQRPPGISSRSRKTKLPLMVRPSFPTICHKSEMPDINTIKEVVVIIADSWKVGDLVDWWFDSCYWSGKIIEILGDEKVKIELLPPPAGEGSTYDVFCKDLRPSLDWSPEYGWTVPTPMESDNGHSCAQIIKPVNQVAVVTPSMALATMHEGERNGVQPTAQASQYPYRQGAQPLGAMAAVEMQTPGPNMESSMADDSGIGKTSCSDSGSSSHFIDSWTEISGTTDGQDRLDNDGSLEKKRVDENMSLNLMCTDTIEVAILDLEELLSRVKWIKSLLGIGVPLSNSRRPPWKFLEHRASSTPK; encoded by the exons ATGATCATGGGCTTGCATAACTTGCCATTTGAAGTTGGCGATGAGGTAGAATCAAGATCGTTCATTCAAGGTTTTCGTGGTGCATGGTTCAGGTGCAAG ATACATGACATTGGCTGGAGATTAAATCAGCTGGCACATAAGTTGGAGTATGCTGACTTTCCAGATGAAA aaAAAACCTGGATAAAATTATATCAGAGGCCCCCAGGTATTAGTTCAAGGTCAAGGAAGACAAAGCTGCCACTGATGGTGCGCCCCTCCTTTCCTACTATCTGCCACAAAAGTGAAATGCCTGACATTAATACAATCAAAGAAGTGGTAGTTATCATTGCTGATAGTTGGAAGGTGGGAGATTTAGTAGATTGGTGGTTTGATTCTTGCTATTGGTCaggaaaaataattgaaatattgGGGGATGAGAAGGTTAAg ATAGAGTTGCTACCTCCTCCTGCTGGTGAAGGATCAACGTATGATGTTTTCTGCAAGGACCTGCGCCCATCCTTGGATTGGTCTCCTGAATATGGTTGGACAGTTCCTACTCCTATG GAGAGTGATAATGGTCATTCTTGTGCTCAGATAATTAAGCCTGTCAATCAAG TTGCAGTTGTTACTCCAAGCATGGCTTTGGCCACTATGCATGAAGGTGAAAGAAATGGTGTTCAGCCTACAGCTCAAGCATCACAATATCCTTATAGACAGGGAGCACAACCTTTAGGTGCTATGGCAGCTGTGGAAATGCAGACACCAGGGCCGAATATGGAATCTAGCATGGCCGATGATAGTGGCATTGGGAAAACCAGTTGCTCTGATAGTGGTTCAAGTTCACATTTTATAGATTCATGGACTGAAATAAGTGGAACTACAGATGGCCAAGACAGATTAGATAATGATGGGTCCTTAGAGAAGAAGAGAGTTGATGAAAACATGTCTCTAAATTTAATGTGCACTGATACTATAGAAGTTGCAATTTTGGACTTGGAGGAACTTCTAAGCCGGGTTAAGTGGATAAAGAGTCTTTTGGGGATTGGAGTGCCTTTATCAAATTCTAGGAGACCTCCGTGGAAATTCCTGGAACACCGTGCCTCATCTACACCAAAATGA